A window of the Streptomyces sp. NBC_01351 genome harbors these coding sequences:
- a CDS encoding glycosyltransferase family 87 protein, whose product MQSHRPTAWTRTGPRPRFRTAVAALLLAALAAVLACTVRKDGWFADPVGLSWWYAAGWALFAAAALALRAVPARHVVPLVLAGSVVVAATGLVAAPRTSTDSFRYAWDGRVQAAGTSPYDHAPADPALLPLRDRWLFPQGAAACAGPDLAPVSAGVCTRINRPRVHTVYPPVAEGYFLLVHALSPPDARLGPLQTGAALLSVATTCALLLVLRRRGDPRTAAYWAWCPAVPVEAVNNAHVDVLAVLLSVAALGVVVRHRAAGGALFGLAIAAKLLPAVLLPGALSGVRRTRDAVAVLLPAAAVVGLVYLPYVLVSHSSVLGYLGGYAQEEGYEDASARGRYALLRLLFPDAWALPLVVLVMAAVVAYVLRRGDPERPWSGALLVTGTAFLLMTPGYSWYALLLVALVALDGRWEWLAVAVAGAAAYVTGRALGEATGTVAYALAAAAVLAGWSARRTGRRTRRRTKGRAQSRRAEAPGVGRG is encoded by the coding sequence ATGCAGAGCCACCGCCCGACGGCCTGGACGAGGACCGGCCCGCGCCCGCGGTTCCGTACGGCCGTCGCCGCCCTCCTCCTGGCCGCCCTCGCCGCCGTCCTCGCGTGCACGGTCCGCAAGGACGGCTGGTTCGCGGATCCGGTCGGGCTGTCCTGGTGGTACGCGGCCGGCTGGGCTCTGTTCGCCGCGGCCGCACTGGCCCTGCGGGCGGTACCCGCCCGCCACGTCGTCCCGCTGGTGCTGGCCGGCTCGGTGGTGGTCGCCGCCACCGGGCTGGTCGCGGCCCCCCGTACCAGTACCGACTCCTTCCGCTACGCCTGGGACGGCCGGGTCCAGGCGGCCGGGACCTCCCCGTACGACCACGCTCCCGCCGATCCCGCGCTCCTGCCGCTGCGGGACCGCTGGCTCTTCCCGCAGGGCGCGGCCGCCTGCGCCGGACCGGACCTGGCGCCCGTCTCCGCCGGGGTGTGCACCCGGATCAACCGGCCCCGGGTGCACACCGTCTACCCGCCCGTGGCCGAGGGGTACTTCCTCCTCGTGCACGCGCTCTCGCCGCCGGACGCGCGCCTGGGGCCCCTGCAGACCGGCGCGGCCCTGCTGTCCGTGGCCACGACCTGCGCGCTCCTGCTGGTCCTGCGCCGGCGCGGTGATCCCCGTACCGCCGCCTACTGGGCCTGGTGCCCGGCCGTGCCCGTCGAGGCGGTGAACAACGCCCATGTCGACGTGCTCGCCGTCCTGTTGTCCGTCGCCGCCCTCGGGGTGGTCGTCCGTCACCGGGCCGCGGGCGGCGCGCTGTTCGGGCTGGCGATCGCGGCGAAGCTGCTGCCCGCGGTGCTGCTGCCGGGCGCCCTGTCCGGGGTGCGGCGGACGCGCGACGCGGTCGCCGTGCTGCTGCCCGCGGCCGCCGTGGTCGGGCTGGTCTACCTGCCGTACGTCCTCGTCTCGCACTCCTCCGTCCTCGGCTACCTGGGCGGCTACGCCCAGGAGGAGGGCTACGAGGACGCCTCGGCGCGCGGCCGGTACGCCCTGCTGCGGCTGCTGTTCCCCGACGCCTGGGCGCTGCCGCTCGTGGTCCTCGTCATGGCGGCGGTGGTCGCGTACGTCCTCCGGCGCGGGGACCCCGAACGTCCCTGGAGCGGGGCGCTGCTGGTGACCGGGACGGCCTTCCTGCTCATGACGCCCGGCTACTCCTGGTACGCGCTCCTGCTGGTCGCCCTCGTCGCCCTCGACGGCCGCTGGGAGTGGCTCGCCGTCGCCGTCGCGGGCGCCGCCGCCTACGTCACCGGCCGGGCCCTCGGCGAGGCGACGGGCACGGTCGCCTACGCGCTCGCGGCCGCCGCCGTCCTCGCCGGCTGGAGCGCGAGGCGGACTGGGAGGCGGACTCGGAGGCGGACCAAGGGGCGGGCTCAGAGCCGGCGCGCCGAGGCGCCCGGGGTGGGGCGCGGGTAG
- a CDS encoding TIGR04282 family arsenosugar biosynthesis glycosyltransferase, which translates to MTTLLVIAKEPVPGRVKTRLTPPFTPGEAAALAEAALADTLEAVAATPAERRVLVLDGRPGPWLPAGFEVVPQSGGDLDERLAAAFAGCAGPALLIGMDTPQVTPELLAPAADWAAYDAWFGPAVDGGFWALGLARPDPGLLRGVPMSVPGTGAAQYARLAGAGLRVGRLPVLRDVDTAEDARLVAAEAAGGRFAALHARLTSAPREPGSRAVRA; encoded by the coding sequence GTGACCACGCTGCTCGTCATCGCCAAGGAACCCGTACCGGGGCGGGTGAAGACCCGGCTGACACCGCCGTTCACCCCGGGCGAGGCCGCGGCCCTGGCCGAGGCCGCGCTCGCCGACACCCTGGAGGCCGTCGCCGCCACGCCGGCCGAACGGCGGGTCCTGGTGCTGGACGGGCGGCCCGGACCCTGGCTGCCGGCCGGGTTCGAGGTGGTCCCGCAATCCGGCGGCGACCTCGACGAGCGGCTCGCCGCCGCCTTCGCCGGATGCGCCGGCCCGGCCCTGCTGATCGGCATGGACACCCCGCAGGTCACCCCCGAGCTGCTGGCCCCGGCAGCCGACTGGGCCGCGTACGACGCCTGGTTCGGCCCGGCCGTCGACGGCGGCTTCTGGGCGCTGGGCCTGGCGCGGCCGGACCCCGGGCTGCTGCGCGGCGTACCCATGTCCGTCCCCGGGACCGGCGCCGCGCAGTACGCGCGGCTGGCCGGGGCCGGGCTGCGGGTCGGGCGGCTGCCGGTGCTGCGGGACGTGGACACCGCCGAGGACGCGCGGCTGGTGGCCGCCGAAGCCGCCGGCGGGCGCTTCGCGGCCCTGCACGCGCGGCTGACCTCCGCGCCGCGCGAGCCCGGCAGCCGGGCCGTACGCGCATGA
- a CDS encoding glycosyltransferase family 2 protein, translated as MKPVTVDVVLPCLNEAEALPWVLARIPAGWRAVVVDNGSDDGSAALARDLGATVVRESRRGFGAACHAGLLAAEADIVCFCDCDASLDPGLLAEFATTVADGGADLVLGRRRPRGRGAWPAHARAGNLALAHMLRRRTGLRLHDLGPMRAARREALLALELTDRRSGYPLQMVVRAADAGWRVREVDVPYLPRAGKSKVTGTWRGTWQAVRDMSRVLAEPPVGRAAPMSGRRP; from the coding sequence GTGAAACCCGTGACCGTAGACGTCGTACTTCCCTGTCTGAACGAGGCCGAGGCGCTGCCCTGGGTGCTCGCCCGCATCCCCGCCGGCTGGCGGGCCGTCGTGGTCGACAACGGCTCCGACGACGGGTCCGCCGCCCTCGCGCGCGACCTCGGCGCGACCGTCGTGCGCGAATCGCGCCGCGGCTTCGGCGCGGCCTGCCACGCCGGGCTGCTCGCCGCCGAGGCGGACATCGTCTGCTTCTGCGACTGCGACGCCTCCCTGGACCCCGGGCTGCTCGCGGAGTTCGCGACGACCGTGGCGGACGGCGGCGCCGACCTCGTACTCGGCCGCCGCAGACCGCGGGGACGGGGCGCCTGGCCGGCCCATGCCCGGGCCGGGAACCTGGCGCTGGCCCACATGCTGCGCCGCCGCACCGGGTTGCGCCTGCACGACCTCGGTCCGATGCGGGCGGCCCGGCGCGAGGCGCTGCTCGCACTGGAACTGACCGACCGGCGCAGCGGCTACCCGCTGCAGATGGTCGTACGGGCCGCCGACGCCGGGTGGCGGGTGCGCGAGGTGGACGTCCCGTACCTGCCCCGCGCGGGCAAGTCCAAGGTCACCGGCACCTGGCGGGGCACCTGGCAGGCCGTCCGCGACATGAGCCGGGTGCTGGCCGAACCGCCCGTGGGCCGGGCGGCACCCATGAGCGGGCGGCGCCCATGA
- a CDS encoding molybdopterin-dependent oxidoreductase — MTPRARRRPAFPPVRPPSFKGRLHDARTATAVGRWLGAAFAVCFLTGLISHYLQHPPGWAANSLPSRPVWGYRLTQGLHIASGLAAIVLLLVKLWAVYPRLFVWPPVRSVRHALERLSVAVLVSTAVFQVFTGLLNIVEWYPWPFPFVQTHFAVAWVVAGSILLHLAVKAPDIRAHWSRRSTGTLALPAEDARDRRSLLLGVGAAVGAVTLTTVGQAFTPLKRLDLLAPRHPDFGPQGLPVNRTVAAAGVTEAALRDWRLEVVGPEPYTLTLDQLRALPQTRARLPIACVEGWSVEARWAGVRVRDLVARAGGPPGCGVRVVSLEVAGAYRVMEMGAEYVRDPLTLLALTLNGQVLEPDHGYPARIMAPNRPGVLQTKWVTRLEVLL; from the coding sequence ATGACTCCGCGAGCCCGCCGGCGCCCCGCCTTCCCGCCCGTCAGACCTCCCTCGTTCAAAGGCCGCCTGCACGACGCCCGTACCGCGACCGCCGTCGGACGATGGCTCGGCGCCGCCTTCGCGGTGTGCTTCCTGACCGGGCTGATCAGTCACTACCTCCAGCATCCGCCCGGCTGGGCGGCGAACTCGCTGCCGAGCCGGCCGGTGTGGGGGTACCGGCTCACGCAGGGGCTGCACATCGCCTCCGGGCTCGCGGCGATCGTGCTGCTGCTCGTCAAACTGTGGGCGGTGTATCCGAGGCTGTTCGTGTGGCCGCCGGTGCGGTCCGTGCGGCACGCGCTGGAGCGGCTCTCGGTGGCGGTGCTGGTGTCGACGGCCGTCTTCCAGGTCTTCACCGGTCTGCTGAACATCGTCGAGTGGTACCCGTGGCCGTTCCCCTTCGTACAGACGCACTTCGCGGTGGCATGGGTGGTGGCGGGCTCGATCCTGCTGCACCTCGCCGTCAAGGCACCCGACATCAGGGCACATTGGAGCCGGCGCTCGACCGGCACCCTGGCCCTGCCCGCCGAGGACGCCCGGGACCGGCGCTCGCTGCTGCTGGGGGTCGGGGCGGCGGTGGGCGCGGTGACCCTCACCACCGTGGGGCAGGCCTTCACCCCGCTGAAGCGGCTGGACCTGCTGGCGCCCCGGCATCCCGACTTCGGGCCCCAGGGGCTGCCGGTCAACCGTACGGTCGCCGCGGCCGGCGTGACGGAGGCGGCGCTGCGCGACTGGCGGCTCGAAGTGGTCGGACCGGAGCCGTACACGCTGACGCTGGATCAGCTGCGGGCGCTGCCGCAGACGCGCGCCCGGCTGCCGATCGCGTGCGTGGAGGGCTGGAGCGTGGAGGCCCGCTGGGCGGGGGTGCGCGTACGGGACCTCGTGGCGCGGGCGGGCGGGCCGCCGGGGTGCGGGGTCCGGGTGGTCTCCCTCGAAGTGGCCGGTGCCTACCGGGTGATGGAGATGGGAGCGGAGTACGTACGCGATCCGCTGACGCTGCTGGCCCTCACCCTGAACGGGCAGGTGCTGGAGCCGGACCACGGCTACCCGGCGCGCATCATGGCGCCGAACCGTCCGGGCGTACTGCAGACGAAGTGGGTCACGCGGCTGGAGGTCCTCCTGTGA
- a CDS encoding response regulator transcription factor — protein sequence MSVEPPPSPSGRVLVVDDDPTVAEVVTGYLRRAGFAVEHAADGLAALASAGRSWPDLVVLDLMLPGLDGLEVCRRLRAVAPVPVVMLTARGDEDDRIAGLELGADDYVTKPFSPRELVLRVESVLRRGRAVPTTTPPQPALGGGGLALDPGTRRATKNGGELALTLREFDLLAHFLRHPGLALGREELMRDVWGWDFGDLSTVTVHVRRLRAKIEDDPALPRLIQTVWGVGYRFDPAPEGDSA from the coding sequence ATGAGCGTGGAACCCCCTCCCTCCCCTTCCGGGCGCGTCCTGGTCGTCGACGACGACCCGACGGTCGCCGAGGTCGTCACCGGCTATCTGCGGCGGGCCGGTTTCGCCGTGGAGCACGCGGCGGACGGCCTCGCGGCGCTCGCGAGCGCCGGGCGGTCCTGGCCCGACCTCGTCGTCCTGGACCTGATGCTGCCGGGGCTGGACGGGCTGGAGGTGTGCCGCCGGCTCCGTGCCGTCGCCCCGGTGCCGGTGGTCATGCTGACCGCGCGCGGCGACGAGGACGACCGGATCGCCGGGCTGGAGCTGGGCGCCGACGACTACGTCACCAAGCCCTTCAGCCCGCGCGAGCTCGTCCTGCGGGTGGAGTCCGTACTGCGCCGCGGGCGCGCGGTCCCGACAACCACACCGCCGCAGCCCGCGCTCGGCGGCGGCGGGCTGGCCCTGGACCCGGGCACCCGCCGGGCCACCAAGAACGGAGGGGAACTCGCGCTCACGCTCCGCGAGTTCGACCTGCTCGCGCATTTCCTGCGGCACCCGGGGCTGGCCCTCGGCCGGGAGGAGCTGATGCGGGACGTATGGGGCTGGGACTTCGGGGACCTCTCCACCGTCACCGTCCACGTGCGCCGGCTGCGGGCCAAGATCGAGGACGATCCGGCGCTGCCGCGGCTCATCCAGACCGTATGGGGCGTCGGCTACCGCTTCGACCCCGCCCCGGAGGGCGATTCCGCGTGA
- a CDS encoding DMT family transporter, with translation MVAIDTTAAAAPPAAAGRRPLSPQAEGMAALLVTVAIWAAFALSARALSASSLLPADAALLRFGVPLVVLFPALWRRRHRIARVRPGAAIKIVCGAGVPFFLAAMHGGALTSAAFVGSIVPGMVPLFVSALMVARGHRAPRGTQAAGLALIAVGVAALVWRYVVPVDTGVLAGAGTLLVASGLWALYTVGLKEVDLDPVGSIGLLCLPSFAIIGLLVLTGVLPTGLAHAAGSDIALFLVVQGLGVGLCAGLLYAFAIRRLGAERSSVVGSLSPVAVVLLAVPVLGESPTLAVLLGVPLITAGVVLANRRPRPKVPADA, from the coding sequence TTGGTCGCCATCGACACCACGGCCGCCGCCGCACCCCCCGCAGCGGCCGGGCGGCGCCCGCTCTCCCCGCAGGCCGAAGGGATGGCGGCCCTGCTGGTGACCGTTGCCATCTGGGCCGCCTTCGCGCTCAGCGCCCGCGCCCTGAGCGCCTCCTCCCTGCTGCCCGCCGACGCCGCCCTGCTGCGCTTCGGCGTCCCGCTCGTCGTGCTGTTCCCCGCCCTGTGGCGCCGCCGCCACCGCATCGCGCGGGTCCGGCCGGGCGCCGCGATCAAGATCGTGTGCGGCGCCGGGGTGCCGTTCTTCCTCGCGGCGATGCACGGCGGCGCCCTGACCTCCGCCGCCTTCGTCGGCTCGATCGTGCCGGGCATGGTCCCGCTCTTCGTCTCCGCGCTCATGGTGGCCCGCGGGCACCGCGCGCCCCGCGGCACGCAGGCGGCCGGGCTCGCGCTGATCGCCGTCGGCGTGGCCGCCCTCGTCTGGCGCTACGTGGTCCCGGTGGACACCGGCGTACTGGCGGGCGCCGGCACGCTGCTGGTGGCCAGCGGGCTGTGGGCGCTGTACACGGTGGGGCTCAAGGAGGTCGACCTCGATCCCGTCGGGTCGATCGGCCTGCTCTGCCTGCCCTCCTTCGCGATCATCGGACTCCTCGTCCTGACCGGGGTGCTCCCGACGGGCCTCGCGCACGCCGCCGGATCCGACATCGCGCTGTTCCTGGTCGTGCAGGGGCTCGGAGTCGGACTGTGCGCCGGCCTGCTCTACGCCTTCGCCATCCGCCGGCTGGGAGCCGAGCGCAGCTCCGTCGTCGGCAGCCTCAGCCCCGTTGCCGTGGTCCTGCTCGCCGTCCCCGTACTCGGCGAGTCACCGACCCTCGCCGTCCTCCTCGGCGTCCCCCTCATCACCGCCGGCGTCGTCCTCGCCAACCGACGCCCACGACCCAAGGTTCCCGCAGATGCTTGA
- a CDS encoding Lrp/AsnC family transcriptional regulator yields the protein MDAVDLQIIRELQADGRLSNQDLADRVRLSPSPCLRRVRRLEEAGLIRGYTAMVDQVAFGLPITVFVRIRLERHSAAAVRTFEEHVQVIEHIQDCYLMAGSSDYLLRVVIEDLEAYESLVRDRIHAIPGIASIESSFAYGSVKQSRTYPRPTPGASARRL from the coding sequence ATGGACGCAGTCGATCTGCAGATCATCCGGGAATTGCAGGCCGACGGGCGGCTGTCCAACCAGGACCTCGCCGACCGTGTCCGCCTCTCCCCCTCACCGTGCCTGCGCCGGGTCCGGCGCCTGGAGGAGGCGGGCCTCATCCGCGGCTACACGGCCATGGTCGACCAGGTCGCCTTCGGGCTGCCGATCACCGTGTTCGTCCGGATCCGCCTCGAACGCCACTCGGCGGCGGCGGTCCGCACCTTCGAGGAGCACGTCCAGGTCATCGAGCACATCCAGGACTGCTACCTGATGGCGGGCAGCAGCGACTACCTGCTCCGGGTGGTCATCGAGGACCTGGAGGCGTACGAATCCCTGGTGCGCGACCGGATCCACGCCATCCCCGGCATCGCCTCGATCGAGTCGAGCTTCGCGTACGGCAGCGTCAAGCAGTCCCGGACCTACCCGCGCCCCACCCCGGGCGCCTCGGCGCGCCGGCTCTGA